A genomic segment from Nicotiana sylvestris chromosome 1, ASM39365v2, whole genome shotgun sequence encodes:
- the LOC104220583 gene encoding uncharacterized protein isoform X3, protein METQDHKFTTPSGHENQAPHLCHKCGWPFPNPHPSARHRRSHKKVCGKIEGYKLSESETADNSTHSAVSDDEHHSDGDQQTPSPIVGKTIVKEISGISDKSYRSEDETFSDAVTEFSDSGISPGLEERPEGVKNLSTNVKRVDDELLKTDSTGGISGSSNDARHATEVNNLESFESAINQPEVAESFGTKIDCDPIKSEIPVDASLQENNTTESIEAKQVQMSSGQPSDLKEMEDNNTGEGLVDAVGVAVEVSQSAVSDTDGKTSNNASYESTPQEAEGKNSDPLNLPSDSLEADEQATDSVPIEAKLQHEENENPDPVDLKLDLPEAGVKAMADENIDKECEQLDKVEEDKQRISVELSPLVQAPNVPMLELEADSFKEIDGGSQTEFSDSSKTEEVREDVHVVSLAKDLPASDNPELLLKDFKDYSSPTDHSDMNNITSSVKEEAKQTTKVDDPVIERTETIFSMEEENKDGHPENELLANKETTVVDTSCLSEANQTTVTLGGSDHDEHEKARTEQPIVAGGETAKERTEEKLEGVFEGDKTICSVGRHNDPAIVTDTTVHESRDEIFHEASEDSKDSNNAKVLEPASATELDTKIIGDCDVKEPAGLLVDTDLNSRVVDNSHAGDGLKNATGVISSASLNEGNDKLIKQNDTVSAVDISTNSSSRADSLDANWGSISVLSTQSESTAVPDADATDIREKLERDLQKPTSGAEERHPNKSDVYEPPSFMTLVESGENADKKGSVPEIEAQLIAQQPKTEALKAGWFPSITNVVNESQGRKKNEEIIAKVTNWSTGKQHTPLKNLLGEAKSPNTKQVPSVNQKDETAATKKNGATTVTTVNSILSSEGPTEKAAASKEAEKEWNSPARYPVDIKKEKRKTKPYWVPFVCCSSVHQDA, encoded by the exons ATGGAGACCCAAGATCACAAATTTACTACCCCATCAG GGCATGAGAATCAAGCGCCGCATTTGTGTCATAAATGCGGGTGGCCTTTTCCGAATCCACATCCTAGTGCTAGACACAGAAGATCACACAAGAAAGTCTGTGGAAAAATTGAAGGATATAAGCTTAGTGAATCTGAAACAGCAGATAATTCTACCCATTCGGCTGTTTCCGACGACGAGCACCACTCGGATGGGGATCAGCAAACCCCAA GTCCTATCGTTGGAAAGACAATTGTTAAAGAGATTAGTGGTATTAGTGACAAATCATATAGATCAGAAGATGAAACTTTCTCTGATGCGGTTACTGAGTTTTCTGATAGCGGGATTAGCCCTGGGTTGGAAGAGCGTCCGGAGGGTGTCAAAAATTTGAGTACAAACGTGAAAAGAGTTGATGATGAGTTATTGAAGACCGATTCAACTGGAG GTATTTCAGGATCCTCAAATGATGCCCGACATGCGACTGAAGTGAATAATCTCGAATCATTTGAAAGTGCAATCAATCAGCCAGAAGTAGCTGAATCTTTCGGTACAAAGATTGACTGCGACCCTATTAAGTCAGAGATACCAGTGGATGCTTCTCTGCAGGAGAATAATACAACTGAATCTATTGAAGCCAAACAGGTGCAGATGTCTTCTGGGCAGCCAAGTGATTTGAAGGAGATGGAAGATAATAATACCGGTGAAGGTTTAGTTGATGCTGTTGGTGTTGCTGTTGAAGTCTCTCAATCAGCAGTATCTGATACAGATGGAAAGACGTCAAATAATGCAAGTTATGAGTCAACGCCACAGGAGGCAGAGGGGAAAAATTCAGACCCTTTAAACTTGCCGTCTGATTCACTTGAGGCAGATGAGCAAGCCACAGATAGTGTTCCGATTGAAGCCAAACTACAGCATGAAGAGAATGAAAATCCTGATCCCGTGGACTTGAAACTGGACTTGCCTGAAGCTGGTGTTAAAGCTATGGCTGATGAGAACATTGATAAGGAGTGTGAGCAACTCGATAAGGTGGAGGAGGACAAACAGAGAATCTCCGTTGAACTTTCACCTCTTGTACAGGCGCCTAATGTCCCTATGTTAGAATTGGAAGCTGATTCTTTCAAGGAAATAGATGGTGGTAGTCAAACAGAGTTTTCCGACTCATCCAAAACTGAGGAAGTGAGGGAAGACGTGCATGTGGTGTCTCTGGCAAAAGATTTACCTGCATCCGACAACCCTGAACTCTTGCTTAAAGACTTCAAAGACTATA GTTCCCCAACTGACCACTCAGATATGAACAACATTACTTCATCTGTTAAGGAAGAAGCCAAGCAAACAACAAAAGTTGATGATCCTGTAATCGAAAGAACCGAAACAATTTTTAGCATGGAAGAAGAGAACAAGGATGGACATCCAGAAAATGAGCTTCTTGCAAACAAGGAAACAACTGTTGTAGACACTTCTTGTTTATCTGAAGCTAATCAAACTACGGTCACTCTTGGAGGAAGTGACCATGACGAACATGAAAAGGCTAGAACTGAACAGCCAATTGTAGCTGGGGGTGAAACTGCGAAAGAAAGAACTGAGGAAAAGCTAGAAGGAGTTTTTGAAGGTGATAAAACTATCTGCTCAGTTGGAAGGCATAATGACCCTGCTATAGTTACAGACACGACTGTGCATGAAAGCAGAGATGAAATTTTTCATGAAGCCTCCGAAGACAGCAAAGATAGCAACAATGCCAAAGTGTTGGAGCCTGCCAGTGCAACTGAATTGGATACCAAAATAATCGGTGATTGTGATGTGAAAGAGCCAGCTGGTTTGCTTGTCGATACTGATTTGAACAGTCGCGTCGTTGATAACTCCCATGCAGGAGATGGCTTGAAGAATGCCACTGGGGTCATTTCATCAGCGTCACTGAATGAGGGTAATGACAAGCTCATTAAACAGAATGACACGGTTTCTGCAGTGGATATATCAACGAATTCGAGCAGCAGAGCCGATAGCCTAGATGCCAACTGGGGTTCTATTTCGG TGCTTTCCACCCAGTCGGAGTCGACAGCTGTTCCTGATGCTGATGCAACTGATATTCGCGAGAAGTTGGAGCGGGACTTGCAGAAACCAACTTCTGGAGCTGAGGAGCGGCATCCTAATAAGTCAGATGTTTACGAGCCCCCGTCTTTCATGACATTGGTTGAATCTGGAGAAAATGCCGACAAGAAAGGTTCTGTTCCCGAGATTGAAGCACAGCTTATCGCTCAACAGCCGAAAACAGAAGCTCTGAAAGCAGGGTGGTTCCCTTCTATAACTAATGTGGTGAATGAATCTCAAGGGAGAAAGAAGAATGAGGAGATAATAGCAAAAGTAACAAACTGGAGCACAGGGAAGCAACACACTCCATTGAAAAATCTACTTGGTGAAGCCAAATCTCCAAACACAAAACAAGTGCCTTCTGTTAACCAGAAAGATGAAACTGCTGCCACTAAGAAGAATGGGGCTACAACCGTAACGACGGTGAACTCTATTCTGAGCTCAGAGGGACCAACTGAGAAGGCTGCCGCGAGTAAGGAGGCGGAGAAAGAATGGAATTCTCCCGCGAGGTATCCAGTTGACATTAAGAAGGAAAAGAGGAAGACGAAACCGTATTGGGTACCATTTGTTTGCTGCTCTTCAGTACATCAAGACGCATAG
- the LOC104220583 gene encoding uncharacterized protein isoform X2 has protein sequence METQDHKFTTPSGHENQAPHLCHKCGWPFPNPHPSARHRRSHKKVCGKIEGYKLSESETADNSTHSAVSDDEHHSDGDQQTPSPIVGKTIVKEISGISDKSYRSEDETFSDAVTEFSDSGISPGLEERPEGVKNLSTNVKRVDDELLKTDSTGGSSNDARHATEVNNLESFESAINQPEVAESFGTKIDCDPIKSEIPVDASLQENNTTESIEAKQVQMSSGQPSDLKEMEDNNTGEGLVDAVGVAVEVSQSAVSDTDGKTSNNASYESTPQEAEGKNSDPLNLPSDSLEADEQATDSVPIEAKLQHEENENPDPVDLKLDLPEAGVKAMADENIDKECEQLDKVEEDKQRISVELSPLVQAPNVPMLELEADSFKEIDGGSQTEFSDSSKTEEVREDVHVVSLAKDLPASDNPELLLKDFKDYSKFKSSLLLDLGSSEVLCSSEPELVSTDGDSLKNSLPSGSPTDHSDMNNITSSVKEEAKQTTKVDDPVIERTETIFSMEEENKDGHPENELLANKETTVVDTSCLSEANQTTVTLGGSDHDEHEKARTEQPIVAGGETAKERTEEKLEGVFEGDKTICSVGRHNDPAIVTDTTVHESRDEIFHEASEDSKDSNNAKVLEPASATELDTKIIGDCDVKEPAGLLVDTDLNSRVVDNSHAGDGLKNATGVISSASLNEGNDKLIKQNDTVSAVDISTNSSSRADSLDANWGSISVLSTQSESTAVPDADATDIREKLERDLQKPTSGAEERHPNKSDVYEPPSFMTLVESGENADKKGSVPEIEAQLIAQQPKTEALKAGWFPSITNVVNESQGRKKNEEIIAKVTNWSTGKQHTPLKNLLGEAKSPNTKQVPSVNQKDETAATKKNGATTVTTVNSILSSEGPTEKAAASKEAEKEWNSPARYPVDIKKEKRKTKPYWVPFVCCSSVHQDA, from the exons ATGGAGACCCAAGATCACAAATTTACTACCCCATCAG GGCATGAGAATCAAGCGCCGCATTTGTGTCATAAATGCGGGTGGCCTTTTCCGAATCCACATCCTAGTGCTAGACACAGAAGATCACACAAGAAAGTCTGTGGAAAAATTGAAGGATATAAGCTTAGTGAATCTGAAACAGCAGATAATTCTACCCATTCGGCTGTTTCCGACGACGAGCACCACTCGGATGGGGATCAGCAAACCCCAA GTCCTATCGTTGGAAAGACAATTGTTAAAGAGATTAGTGGTATTAGTGACAAATCATATAGATCAGAAGATGAAACTTTCTCTGATGCGGTTACTGAGTTTTCTGATAGCGGGATTAGCCCTGGGTTGGAAGAGCGTCCGGAGGGTGTCAAAAATTTGAGTACAAACGTGAAAAGAGTTGATGATGAGTTATTGAAGACCGATTCAACTGGAG GATCCTCAAATGATGCCCGACATGCGACTGAAGTGAATAATCTCGAATCATTTGAAAGTGCAATCAATCAGCCAGAAGTAGCTGAATCTTTCGGTACAAAGATTGACTGCGACCCTATTAAGTCAGAGATACCAGTGGATGCTTCTCTGCAGGAGAATAATACAACTGAATCTATTGAAGCCAAACAGGTGCAGATGTCTTCTGGGCAGCCAAGTGATTTGAAGGAGATGGAAGATAATAATACCGGTGAAGGTTTAGTTGATGCTGTTGGTGTTGCTGTTGAAGTCTCTCAATCAGCAGTATCTGATACAGATGGAAAGACGTCAAATAATGCAAGTTATGAGTCAACGCCACAGGAGGCAGAGGGGAAAAATTCAGACCCTTTAAACTTGCCGTCTGATTCACTTGAGGCAGATGAGCAAGCCACAGATAGTGTTCCGATTGAAGCCAAACTACAGCATGAAGAGAATGAAAATCCTGATCCCGTGGACTTGAAACTGGACTTGCCTGAAGCTGGTGTTAAAGCTATGGCTGATGAGAACATTGATAAGGAGTGTGAGCAACTCGATAAGGTGGAGGAGGACAAACAGAGAATCTCCGTTGAACTTTCACCTCTTGTACAGGCGCCTAATGTCCCTATGTTAGAATTGGAAGCTGATTCTTTCAAGGAAATAGATGGTGGTAGTCAAACAGAGTTTTCCGACTCATCCAAAACTGAGGAAGTGAGGGAAGACGTGCATGTGGTGTCTCTGGCAAAAGATTTACCTGCATCCGACAACCCTGAACTCTTGCTTAAAGACTTCAAAGACTATAGTAAGTTCAAATCTAGTTTGCTGTTGGATCTTGGCTCTTCTGAAGTACTCTGCTCTTCTGAACCTGAGCTTGTTTCCACCGATGGTGACTCTTTAAAGAATTCTCTTCCTTCAGGTTCCCCAACTGACCACTCAGATATGAACAACATTACTTCATCTGTTAAGGAAGAAGCCAAGCAAACAACAAAAGTTGATGATCCTGTAATCGAAAGAACCGAAACAATTTTTAGCATGGAAGAAGAGAACAAGGATGGACATCCAGAAAATGAGCTTCTTGCAAACAAGGAAACAACTGTTGTAGACACTTCTTGTTTATCTGAAGCTAATCAAACTACGGTCACTCTTGGAGGAAGTGACCATGACGAACATGAAAAGGCTAGAACTGAACAGCCAATTGTAGCTGGGGGTGAAACTGCGAAAGAAAGAACTGAGGAAAAGCTAGAAGGAGTTTTTGAAGGTGATAAAACTATCTGCTCAGTTGGAAGGCATAATGACCCTGCTATAGTTACAGACACGACTGTGCATGAAAGCAGAGATGAAATTTTTCATGAAGCCTCCGAAGACAGCAAAGATAGCAACAATGCCAAAGTGTTGGAGCCTGCCAGTGCAACTGAATTGGATACCAAAATAATCGGTGATTGTGATGTGAAAGAGCCAGCTGGTTTGCTTGTCGATACTGATTTGAACAGTCGCGTCGTTGATAACTCCCATGCAGGAGATGGCTTGAAGAATGCCACTGGGGTCATTTCATCAGCGTCACTGAATGAGGGTAATGACAAGCTCATTAAACAGAATGACACGGTTTCTGCAGTGGATATATCAACGAATTCGAGCAGCAGAGCCGATAGCCTAGATGCCAACTGGGGTTCTATTTCGG TGCTTTCCACCCAGTCGGAGTCGACAGCTGTTCCTGATGCTGATGCAACTGATATTCGCGAGAAGTTGGAGCGGGACTTGCAGAAACCAACTTCTGGAGCTGAGGAGCGGCATCCTAATAAGTCAGATGTTTACGAGCCCCCGTCTTTCATGACATTGGTTGAATCTGGAGAAAATGCCGACAAGAAAGGTTCTGTTCCCGAGATTGAAGCACAGCTTATCGCTCAACAGCCGAAAACAGAAGCTCTGAAAGCAGGGTGGTTCCCTTCTATAACTAATGTGGTGAATGAATCTCAAGGGAGAAAGAAGAATGAGGAGATAATAGCAAAAGTAACAAACTGGAGCACAGGGAAGCAACACACTCCATTGAAAAATCTACTTGGTGAAGCCAAATCTCCAAACACAAAACAAGTGCCTTCTGTTAACCAGAAAGATGAAACTGCTGCCACTAAGAAGAATGGGGCTACAACCGTAACGACGGTGAACTCTATTCTGAGCTCAGAGGGACCAACTGAGAAGGCTGCCGCGAGTAAGGAGGCGGAGAAAGAATGGAATTCTCCCGCGAGGTATCCAGTTGACATTAAGAAGGAAAAGAGGAAGACGAAACCGTATTGGGTACCATTTGTTTGCTGCTCTTCAGTACATCAAGACGCATAG
- the LOC104220583 gene encoding uncharacterized protein isoform X1 gives METQDHKFTTPSGHENQAPHLCHKCGWPFPNPHPSARHRRSHKKVCGKIEGYKLSESETADNSTHSAVSDDEHHSDGDQQTPSPIVGKTIVKEISGISDKSYRSEDETFSDAVTEFSDSGISPGLEERPEGVKNLSTNVKRVDDELLKTDSTGGISGSSNDARHATEVNNLESFESAINQPEVAESFGTKIDCDPIKSEIPVDASLQENNTTESIEAKQVQMSSGQPSDLKEMEDNNTGEGLVDAVGVAVEVSQSAVSDTDGKTSNNASYESTPQEAEGKNSDPLNLPSDSLEADEQATDSVPIEAKLQHEENENPDPVDLKLDLPEAGVKAMADENIDKECEQLDKVEEDKQRISVELSPLVQAPNVPMLELEADSFKEIDGGSQTEFSDSSKTEEVREDVHVVSLAKDLPASDNPELLLKDFKDYSKFKSSLLLDLGSSEVLCSSEPELVSTDGDSLKNSLPSGSPTDHSDMNNITSSVKEEAKQTTKVDDPVIERTETIFSMEEENKDGHPENELLANKETTVVDTSCLSEANQTTVTLGGSDHDEHEKARTEQPIVAGGETAKERTEEKLEGVFEGDKTICSVGRHNDPAIVTDTTVHESRDEIFHEASEDSKDSNNAKVLEPASATELDTKIIGDCDVKEPAGLLVDTDLNSRVVDNSHAGDGLKNATGVISSASLNEGNDKLIKQNDTVSAVDISTNSSSRADSLDANWGSISVLSTQSESTAVPDADATDIREKLERDLQKPTSGAEERHPNKSDVYEPPSFMTLVESGENADKKGSVPEIEAQLIAQQPKTEALKAGWFPSITNVVNESQGRKKNEEIIAKVTNWSTGKQHTPLKNLLGEAKSPNTKQVPSVNQKDETAATKKNGATTVTTVNSILSSEGPTEKAAASKEAEKEWNSPARYPVDIKKEKRKTKPYWVPFVCCSSVHQDA, from the exons ATGGAGACCCAAGATCACAAATTTACTACCCCATCAG GGCATGAGAATCAAGCGCCGCATTTGTGTCATAAATGCGGGTGGCCTTTTCCGAATCCACATCCTAGTGCTAGACACAGAAGATCACACAAGAAAGTCTGTGGAAAAATTGAAGGATATAAGCTTAGTGAATCTGAAACAGCAGATAATTCTACCCATTCGGCTGTTTCCGACGACGAGCACCACTCGGATGGGGATCAGCAAACCCCAA GTCCTATCGTTGGAAAGACAATTGTTAAAGAGATTAGTGGTATTAGTGACAAATCATATAGATCAGAAGATGAAACTTTCTCTGATGCGGTTACTGAGTTTTCTGATAGCGGGATTAGCCCTGGGTTGGAAGAGCGTCCGGAGGGTGTCAAAAATTTGAGTACAAACGTGAAAAGAGTTGATGATGAGTTATTGAAGACCGATTCAACTGGAG GTATTTCAGGATCCTCAAATGATGCCCGACATGCGACTGAAGTGAATAATCTCGAATCATTTGAAAGTGCAATCAATCAGCCAGAAGTAGCTGAATCTTTCGGTACAAAGATTGACTGCGACCCTATTAAGTCAGAGATACCAGTGGATGCTTCTCTGCAGGAGAATAATACAACTGAATCTATTGAAGCCAAACAGGTGCAGATGTCTTCTGGGCAGCCAAGTGATTTGAAGGAGATGGAAGATAATAATACCGGTGAAGGTTTAGTTGATGCTGTTGGTGTTGCTGTTGAAGTCTCTCAATCAGCAGTATCTGATACAGATGGAAAGACGTCAAATAATGCAAGTTATGAGTCAACGCCACAGGAGGCAGAGGGGAAAAATTCAGACCCTTTAAACTTGCCGTCTGATTCACTTGAGGCAGATGAGCAAGCCACAGATAGTGTTCCGATTGAAGCCAAACTACAGCATGAAGAGAATGAAAATCCTGATCCCGTGGACTTGAAACTGGACTTGCCTGAAGCTGGTGTTAAAGCTATGGCTGATGAGAACATTGATAAGGAGTGTGAGCAACTCGATAAGGTGGAGGAGGACAAACAGAGAATCTCCGTTGAACTTTCACCTCTTGTACAGGCGCCTAATGTCCCTATGTTAGAATTGGAAGCTGATTCTTTCAAGGAAATAGATGGTGGTAGTCAAACAGAGTTTTCCGACTCATCCAAAACTGAGGAAGTGAGGGAAGACGTGCATGTGGTGTCTCTGGCAAAAGATTTACCTGCATCCGACAACCCTGAACTCTTGCTTAAAGACTTCAAAGACTATAGTAAGTTCAAATCTAGTTTGCTGTTGGATCTTGGCTCTTCTGAAGTACTCTGCTCTTCTGAACCTGAGCTTGTTTCCACCGATGGTGACTCTTTAAAGAATTCTCTTCCTTCAGGTTCCCCAACTGACCACTCAGATATGAACAACATTACTTCATCTGTTAAGGAAGAAGCCAAGCAAACAACAAAAGTTGATGATCCTGTAATCGAAAGAACCGAAACAATTTTTAGCATGGAAGAAGAGAACAAGGATGGACATCCAGAAAATGAGCTTCTTGCAAACAAGGAAACAACTGTTGTAGACACTTCTTGTTTATCTGAAGCTAATCAAACTACGGTCACTCTTGGAGGAAGTGACCATGACGAACATGAAAAGGCTAGAACTGAACAGCCAATTGTAGCTGGGGGTGAAACTGCGAAAGAAAGAACTGAGGAAAAGCTAGAAGGAGTTTTTGAAGGTGATAAAACTATCTGCTCAGTTGGAAGGCATAATGACCCTGCTATAGTTACAGACACGACTGTGCATGAAAGCAGAGATGAAATTTTTCATGAAGCCTCCGAAGACAGCAAAGATAGCAACAATGCCAAAGTGTTGGAGCCTGCCAGTGCAACTGAATTGGATACCAAAATAATCGGTGATTGTGATGTGAAAGAGCCAGCTGGTTTGCTTGTCGATACTGATTTGAACAGTCGCGTCGTTGATAACTCCCATGCAGGAGATGGCTTGAAGAATGCCACTGGGGTCATTTCATCAGCGTCACTGAATGAGGGTAATGACAAGCTCATTAAACAGAATGACACGGTTTCTGCAGTGGATATATCAACGAATTCGAGCAGCAGAGCCGATAGCCTAGATGCCAACTGGGGTTCTATTTCGG TGCTTTCCACCCAGTCGGAGTCGACAGCTGTTCCTGATGCTGATGCAACTGATATTCGCGAGAAGTTGGAGCGGGACTTGCAGAAACCAACTTCTGGAGCTGAGGAGCGGCATCCTAATAAGTCAGATGTTTACGAGCCCCCGTCTTTCATGACATTGGTTGAATCTGGAGAAAATGCCGACAAGAAAGGTTCTGTTCCCGAGATTGAAGCACAGCTTATCGCTCAACAGCCGAAAACAGAAGCTCTGAAAGCAGGGTGGTTCCCTTCTATAACTAATGTGGTGAATGAATCTCAAGGGAGAAAGAAGAATGAGGAGATAATAGCAAAAGTAACAAACTGGAGCACAGGGAAGCAACACACTCCATTGAAAAATCTACTTGGTGAAGCCAAATCTCCAAACACAAAACAAGTGCCTTCTGTTAACCAGAAAGATGAAACTGCTGCCACTAAGAAGAATGGGGCTACAACCGTAACGACGGTGAACTCTATTCTGAGCTCAGAGGGACCAACTGAGAAGGCTGCCGCGAGTAAGGAGGCGGAGAAAGAATGGAATTCTCCCGCGAGGTATCCAGTTGACATTAAGAAGGAAAAGAGGAAGACGAAACCGTATTGGGTACCATTTGTTTGCTGCTCTTCAGTACATCAAGACGCATAG
- the LOC104220582 gene encoding 6,7,8-trihydroxycoumarin synthase-like — translation MIPFLLLVSLAIILFFRLLKAKIGRNSILPPGPLGLPYIGNLHQYDSITPHIYFWKLSKKYGKIFSLKLASTNVVVVSSAKLAKEVTKTQDLAFCSRPSILCQQKLSYNSHDIALAPYSDYWREMRKICIVHLFSLKKVQSFSPIRENEVSRMIKKISQQAKNSQITNLSSILVSITSTIICRVAFGIRYDEEAQERRKFDELLTETQALLAGFLISDYFPFLFWFDKISGKINRLEKNFKDLDEFYEGLIEQHLNPNRPKSMEGDILDLLLQLKKEASTPINITLDNIKAILMNIFVAGTDTVAISLVWTMTALIMNPKAMKKVQEEIRKSVGKKGMVNEDDIQNFHYLKAVIKETFRLYPPAPTLVARETIQNSILEGYKIPPKTIVYVNYWAIARDPEYWENPEEFIPERFLNSNIDYKGQDFEFIPFGAGRRGCPGIALGVATLELILSNLVYAFDWELPCDMKKEDIDTDVLPGVTMHKKNALCLVPKNYL, via the exons ATGATACCCTTTCTACTCTTAGTATCTCTTGCTATCATTCTCTTTTTTCGTCTTCTCAAAGCTAAAATAGGTAGAAATAGTATTCTACCACCAGGTCCTTTAGGTTTACCATACATTGGAAATTTGCATCAATATGATAGTATAACCCCTCATATCTATTTTTGGAAACTTTCCAAAAAATATGGAAAAATCTTCTCATTAAAACTTGCTTCTACTAATGTGGTAGTTGTTTCTTCAGCAAAATTAGCAAAAGAGGTAACAAAAACACAAGACTTAGCATTTTGTAGTAGACCTTCTATTTTATGCCAACAAAAATTATCTTATAATAGTCATGATATTGCACTTGCACCTTATAGTGATTATTGGAGAGAAATGAGAAAGATATGTATTGTTCATTTATTTAGTCTCAAAAAAGTTCAATCTTTTAGTCCGATTCGCGAAAATGAAGTTTCAAGAATGATCAAAAAAATATCACAACAAGCTAAAAATTCACAAATTACCAACTTGAGTAGTATTTTGGTTTCAATAACTAGTACAATTATTTGTAGAGTTGCTTTTGGTATTAGGTATGATGAAGAAGCACAAGAAAGGAGGAAATTTGATGAACTTTTAACAGAGACACAAGCATTGTTGGCAGGGTTTTTAATATCtgattattttccttttttattttggtttgatAAAATTTCTGGAAAAATAAATAGACTTGAGAAGAATTTCAAAGATTTGGATGAGTTTTATGAAGGACTTATTGAGCAGCATCTCAATCCCAATAGGCCAAAATCAATGGAAGGAGATATTCTTGATCTTTTGCTCCAATTAAAGAAAGAGGCTTCAACTCCAATCAACATCACTTTGGACAATATAAAGGCAATTCTCATG aATATATTTGTTGCTGGAACAGACACTGTCGCGATATCATTAGTTTGGACAATGACAGCCTTGATAATGAACCCGAAAGCCATGAAGAAAGTCCaagaagaaattagaaaatcagTTGGAAAGAAAGGAATGGTAAATGAAGATGATATACAAAATTTTCACTATCTTAAAGCAGTGATAAAGGAGACATTTAGATTGTATCCTCCAGCTCCAACCCTTGTGGCAAGAGAAACAATTCAAAATTCCATACTAGAAGGGTATAAAATTCCACCAAAGACTATTGTTTACGTTAATTATTGGGCTATCGCGAGGGATCCTGAATACTGGGAAAATCCAGAAGAGTTTATTCCCGAGAGATTCTTGAATAGCAATATTGATTACAAGGGCCAAGATTTTGAGTTTATTCCATTTGGAGCAGGCAGGAGAGGTTGCCCAG GTATTGCTCTTGGTGTTGCAACTTTGGAGCTTATACTTTCAAACCTTGTCTATGCATTTGATTGGGAGTTGCCTTGTGATATGAAGAAAGAAGACATTGACACTGATGTTTTGCCTGGAGTTACTATGCACAAGAAAAATGCCCTTTGCCTTGTCCCTAAAAATTATCTGTAG